The Megalobrama amblycephala isolate DHTTF-2021 linkage group LG16, ASM1881202v1, whole genome shotgun sequence genome includes the window AGAATCAGTGCTGGTGATGCTCTGGGTTGAGATGGGCCGACAGTGCTGTGACGAGATGGAGTTCATAGGCCTGTAAGGAAAGCAAAATTTAATCTCTCAATCATTTCCTGTGGTTAGAGCTGCACAGTTAATCGTTAAAAGATTgcaatctcgattcaaacacccacacaaTCTAATTCATAATTGACAAGGATTTGGCCATGTCtgttaaacctttgacaaaatcacgccggaacattcaaatctgcgttCGTGCTGCCGCAGACCCGCAAAAAGCAGTTGGGCTATctaggtatgaaacagcttcacaaacagtcttttcaaccacacagtatcgtTATTTCTgtgtttcaaatatatttaaattataacagAAGTACTAGTACAAAAGTTTATAATttagatataaacactgatgtctacggaagcaatcaaaataaagcaaagtcttttgaaagtaacttggcgCTTCAAATAACGATCATAAGGATTACATTTGCAACACCAGGTGGCGACAAGtcactgttaaaaatgtttttgtcatggaatcatttattcaagagATCCGTTCATAAACGCtaattcatccagtaatgaaacaagtgaagtatttatgagtgagtcattgaatcattcattcaagtcgtttttttttttttttttttggtcagaaCCCTAGTAAATTACATGCTATTTAGTTTATTTGTCTGTTCATGGGAGAAACGTGCtctctatttgaaacaaaaaaaatcacgattctcaatttatccagaatcatgcagctctaccTGTGATGGTTGCTAATACAGGGCTCAATGCTAAGGACCTTTTCTACTGGCCCAGTTgggccagtggttcaaatttttacttgccccgccaaaattttcactggccccacaacaaaaaattaataaaagtaaaagacaagaaaatgggcctataaaataagcataattattgtttttgttgtctttgttacatttaacctcaaaaaatagggttatgacaccaaaagctactagattaacttacattttaaatattgttagacaaataaacagtaagtaatacaatagtaacaaataatcaaattatgagtaatagcacaaataaatacaacagaacaaacataaatgaaataaatggtgcttttcaagtttttcatgtaggtttaaacaggagattttcaggtacagaaattgtaatctaatgtatagctaactatagattaaactttattaaagttaatcagtcaagagcagttacagatgcataaaaatgtttttaatgtcaaaaatataaaatgttaaatactatttgaaatgataaaataaagaagacactttaaatgtgaaataaatcccgccagtaggtggcagcgaatcactgttaatgagcgaatcattgagattcaaccgattcattcaaacggctgattgattcaggaagtgttgctcagagacgcaaaacaattctgtggactttggaactattttcgttggcgaaataCAGCGAAACAGACgatttggtgtctaaaatgtaagtcacttgatattaacatcttgttcattaaactgtacgctgaataaaatcaatatcacatttgtaatcatgctgGAGAAAAATGGCGCTCTGTGTGTAATATTGGTtaacaatattaatttatataaatatgaaatatatacaggggcatttttgccccttatcttgaattctgggccattctaaaggcattttaatagactaaatcacgcagtgaaaGCGTACACTCTATATACGCACTAGTCTAACCTACTAGACAACATCACGTAGTGTACGCGTGCACTCAATGGCcgggtgtgtttttgtttgttttgtgtaaagtgagggacatactcGATAATATCAGATCATTAAATCAACAAGTACGATATCATAGACGATATATAACGCACACCCAACAGCACTGGCCCGACCGGGCAAGTAACAGTTTCGTCTACTGTCCCGAGTgtcgttcacactggccccgggccatcggacagtccttattgtcgagccctgtaATAAATTGTCACAAGCTAtgtttccattacagatttgcgCTAAACGTTTTtgatattttctaaatgtcgATAAAAAACTATTGCAAAATGATGCCGTTTCCATTAACTGATGTTATGcaactaaaatgtaattttttttcctctcgcgACAAGTCATTCCAAAAATCATGGCAACAGATGTTAGTAGGTTTAAGTATATTGCAGCTACTGCactagccattatttttaaCTGGGAGTTTCGATGCGTTTCCATTAGGCATGTTGTCAATTTGCAATTTCGGTTTGCGCATTTTGAAGGGTAATGGAAACGCAGCTACAGCCTAAGGCCACGTACACTGTAAAGTTTCAGGACTGACAACCGCATAAGTCCCATAAATTATCATTCTGTGTGTGTACAGGAGATGACTCACTCCTGAAACCGTGATGATTGACAGCAACCTTTAATACTGCAATTCTTAACAATAGTACTGCAATGTTGTTCTAAACAGGGAGACAAACTCACATTGGTCTTGTCCAAGACATGGTGATGGGGCTCTTGAAGGGAAGTTCATCAATGATGCCATTGTTCCTTAAGTCAAGAGGTGTTGGTTTTGCTGCACACCAAGACAAACAATCACCTTTGTTTTATGTGTAAAAGATTTGTGCATTAAAACTGTGCAATTAATTAATCTATTCTTGTAATCTAGATTTACAGGTTTTAACCGAAGACACCAAATAAACATTGGAAGTTGTGCTAGTGCCACCCACCTGTCCGGTTAGGTTTAAGGTTGCGGTTGATTGGTGGCGGCGTGACGTCACTGAGTCGCCCGGGTCGGAGACATAGTGATGCTGTGCTGCCCTTCCTGGCCGGCAACGTTGCTGAGAATCCTGGGAAATCAAAATGGTGAGGACCTGGGCTCATGGgaatgtaattatttttagGACTGTCAGCCAGGGCGGCACTGAGAGGGGAGGAGGAAGAGCCGGGATTCATGGGTACATAGTTATCCTCAGAGCCGGCACTATCGGAGCGGGTCAATGGGGCTTTAGttctctgaaaaagaaagaagaacaaTCCAGCTTACACAGTTCCCAGATCAGTGGTGGAAACCACTGTGACACACACCATTTGTTCTTGTGTAGTTTGAATAGACTTGTTATTGTCAGTTTGTGACTGTGAGTTATGAGGTCATTATCAGGAAATGGTGCCATTTGTGTCTTTATGACTTACTACGGATATAATTAACAGGGTACTGAACTTAATCACAGAAATTTCCTTATTGtgctttatttttgaaaatgaggCACAATAAAGAAATTTCACATCTATCAAATAATGCGATTGAGTGGCCCTTCAAATGGCACCATTTTCTTGTGGATGACCCTAAGAAGTAGGAATGTTATAGAAGCTGTTTACCAGGTAAGAGCTGAAGCCATCGTTTACAGACTCCACTGACTGACCAGAATTGTTGAAgtagactggcctctggtgacTGCTGGTCTCAAAAGAAGATCCTGAAACACATGAGTGGGTATgagcaagaaaagaaaaaaaatctatgcaAAAACAAGTCCACCACGTAATCAGCAGTTCAGAGAAAACGCTGACCGTGAACCCACAAAGAGGGGTGAAAATGGTCACAAAACCCTTGAGCTCTGTTCAGATTTGTGACCAAGCTTTTATTCCTACAAATGCGTTATTTGTGGTCATTTCTTCATATGTCCCAATTTGCCTCTCTGGGAGCATGGCTACCAAACACAGGTGTGGGAATCAGGCGAGGATGGTCAAAAGGTCACTTCCTGTTCCTGCAGACACACTGGTCTGGCCTTGCTGAGCGCAAACCACTAGGAAATCACTGAATTGtgtctgctgtttttttttttcactgcttaTCAGGCCGGAACAACCATTCTGGGTCTGCCTGCATGGCTTGAATTTCATTAGCCTCCTAGCAGAGCAGAGTAAACCTTGACCAGATTGCCTCTTGGTTTCAAATCAGGCGTACACACATTCAGAAAAGAACGAGAATGAAAGTTAGCGTAGAGGTAAAAACAATATTAGTTGAACTGAAACATTAAATTGGCCAGATGCTAAAAAGGAAAATCATTTGGTAATAACACTGATCTACAGCCTTTATGTAATGAGTTCATAAAGCTGACTTAGCATTTGAGAAGAGGACAAGTCAAGTCGAGAGACAGGAGACGAGACGATAAAATAAACAGGCAAAATGAGCtgagaaaagacaaaaatcaGGAGAGGAGACAAAAGATGAGATTAAAACAGAGTAGATGAGAGCAGAGATGAGAAAATGAGAGGAATGAAGAGATGAGAAGAAAAAAGACGAGGAGAAAACGtgaaaagagaaaagatgacTAAATTGAAATGAGAGGAGATACTAGACAAAACGAggaaagaagagaagagaaaagaCAGGAGGAGAAAAGATGAGATTAGATGAAATTGAGAGACGAGGAGACAAAATGGAAAAGATGAGAGGAAAGACAAAGCAAGACGATAGGAGATAGAGGGAGAAAAGACTAGATGAGAAGAGACGAGACAAGACAAAAAGAGGAAATTAGAGACGAGTCAAAATGAGAATGAAACAAGAGACAAGATGAAAACAGACGAGATGAGAGCAGAGATGAGACAAAATGAGAGGAAAAGAGAGAtgagaaaataaaagaaaagaagagacgAGATGAAAACGATGAGAGGAGACAAGACGAGATTGAGACAAGAAGAGAACATTAAATCAAACACTCAAAATGAGAGGACAGGTGAGATAAAATGAGAGGAGAGACAAAAAGAGAAATGAAGAGAACAAACATGAAGGAGAGATACTAAAAATGAGGAAAGGAATAGACTAAATGAGACAAGAagacaagacaaaaataaaagacCAAATGTGTGGAGAAAAGAGAAAGcaagaggaaaagaaaataGAGATGAGAGGAGAGactagagaagaaaagacaagaGGAGACGAGATGTAAAGAGACGAAAGGAGAAAAGAATAGGACAAGCAAGATAAAACAagactaaaataaaatcaaaagaaatacTAGACAAAACAAGAGGGAAGAAGAGATGAGAAGTGAAGGAGGTCCCAGATGAGAAGAGAATGAAACGAGAAGAAAAggagagatgagatgagacaaAATGAGACAAGACTAAAATAAATAGACAAGATGAGATGAGAGCAAAGCAAGAGGAAAGGAGAAACAATGGGAGAAAAGACCAGATGAGAACGAAACAAGAAGAGACAAGATTAAACCCGAGAGAAGAGACGAGACAAAATGAGAGGAAAGGAGAGATGAGAAGAGACAAAACTGAGACAAGAAGATTAAATCAAACAGACAAAAAGAAGAACTAAAAGAAACAGACAAAATGAGAGGAGATGAGAGACAACATGAGACAAAATGAGAATGAGACAAGAAGAGACAAGactaaaataaacacaatgagAGGAGAGAGAAAGCGAGAGGAATGGAGAGACAATGAGAGACAAGACAACATGAGAAGAGACAAGACTAAAATTCAAAAAATAGAGATGAGAGGAGACAAAATGAGACGAGGCGAGAATGAGACCAGattaaaacaaacagacaaaaacaGAGGAGACAAGATGTGAAGAGACAATAAGAGGAGAGGAAACAGAATTGAGACAAGAACAGACAAATTAAGAGGAGAGACAActtgagaaagaaaaaatagaGATGAGAGGAGACAAAATGAGATGAGGTGACAAGATTAAAACAGACAAgatgagaggagaggagagataataatgataaaataaacaGATTCAGATTTTGAGTGTAGTACCTCTGTGAAGCTTGATGTTCTCCACCGCCGGCAGCGTGTTCCTCCTCGGGATGACGGACACTGTGGCGACCTCTCCGTTTTGAGCCCCCGCGGACAGGGGGCCGCCCCACCGTGTCTCTGAACCCTGGCTGGGTTTGGGAGGTCTGGGAGGAGGTGCATTTGTGGAGTCAGCACTGGATGGCATCAGGGCATTGTGGTTCTTATCAAACGTGCGGGGGATCTGGTAGACGGAGCCAGGAATGCTGGGCGAGTCGTAGTTGTCGAGGGCCCGCTGCTCATTGGTTTGAGGGGCCGCTAGAGTGTTATTAGGGGTCTTATAGGTGTAGACGTCTTCTGATTCAAGCTCTGATGGCCCTTCCGAGCTGTAACCTCTGGGAAGAACGTAGCAAGCGTCACGCGAGTCAGTCCGCAAGGGGGCCTGCTGATGCTTGCCGGGTTTGGGTAGGCTGTAGAAACCGTGAAGCTGGGCGCCCATGCCGTTCAGACAGTGAGAGAAACCATGAGTGAGTCTCTGAACCGCCGAGTCGCTGCCCACCAGAAGACTGCTGCGCGAGGCCTGCGAGAAACTGGCACTCCTTTGAGACCAAAATGGCATCGGTTAGTTATTTATGAGAACATATTTATACAGTCAAGCATTATTTTATGATCCCTGATTTTCTCACACGTCCAGAACTTCTGTCACAGCTCAAACAAATGAATAATCTAATCTATAATAGCCAAACTATTATTAGCCCTTGCTATATATAACACTGTACTAATCAATCATTCAAACGTTGACACGACAAACTGCGGTGATGGCTATTCATAAGTTCGCCTGACCATTCAGTCTGAATGGTTAATGGTAAAACaaacttggcttgctgtcctcgAAGGAGGCTCGAACCCAAGGCTTGGCTCGAGCTCCGAGTTAAACCCCCCCTATAACAGTACTGCATAGAGGGAGAATAAGAGAAATAGAGGagaagatgaggaggaggagggatgctggaagaatTGTTGCTAGGATGACGCAGGGACTGCTGCTTATATACGCTcctaatgatgattgacaggactgaatgtttaGGCTCCTCCTAACGTTTGGAACTATAAAGTGACATCCGGCCTAGAAAATTTGACATCTTCATCCTTtaatcaaatattattaaaaatattgctTAAGTGTGCTTGGAGTCTATCGTTTTATCAATGATAACGCAATGAAACGTCAAATTGTGCGGACATAATTTTTGTCCAGGCTGTCATGCAAAGGCATTATGAacaacaagagagaaccaactaaatattaataactgattatgttggtCTTTTTCctgtgatgcttttttttttttttttttttttttgcatagtaaaataaaacctgtagcagtaatttgcttttaaatggttagttcacccaaaaaatgaaaataatatcatttattacccaccctcatgtcgttctacacctgtaagtacagaagaggattagggccaagcaataataaaaaaataaaaccatctcgagattaaagttgttaaattacgagaaaaaactcgttaaattttgagaaaaaagtcgagataaaatgttgagaataaactcgttaaattacgggaaaaaaactcgttaaatttcgagaaaaaatttgagataaaatgttgagaataaagtcactaaattacgagaaaaaaattgttaaattacgagaacaaattcgttaaattatgagaacaaattcgttaaattatgagaaaaatgtagttaaatttctagaaaaattttgagataaaatgttgagaataaagtcattaaattatgagaaaaaagtcgttaaattacgagaacaaattcgttaaattacgacatttttctcataatttaacaaatttgttctcataatttaacgacttttttctcgaaatttaacgacatttttctcataatttaacaaatttgttctcgtaatttaacgacttttttctcgtaatttaacaacatttttctcataatttaacgaatttgttctcgtaatttaacgactttttttctcgtaatttaatgactttattctcaacattttatctcgacttttttctcgaaatttaacaagttttttctcgtaatttaacgagtttattctcaacattttatttcgacttttttctcgaaatttaacaagttttttctcaaaatttaacaactttaatctcgagatggttttatttttttttaatattacttggccctaatcctcttccgtatgtaaggccttcattcatcttcggaacacagattaagatatttttgaataaatccgaaggcttagtgaggcctgcgttcaaagcaatgacatttcctctctcaagatccataaaggtactaaaaacatatttaaaacagttaatgtgagttcagtggttctaccttaatattaaaaagtaacactttttgagcgccaaaaaaactaaataacgactttttaacacTATAGTGATGGACcaatttcaaaacgctgcttcggagctttacgaatcggatcagtgattcggatctcctatcaaatggctaaactgctgaaatcacgtgactttggtgctccgaatcactgatccGATTTGTAAaactccgaagcagtgttttaaaatcagcccatcactatattgttgaaaagtcattattttggggggttttttggtgcacaaaaatattctcatcactttataatattaaggtagaaccactgtactcacatgaactgattcaaatatgtttttagtacctttatggatcttgagagaggaaatgtcattgcggTCTACACAGGCCTCACTGagtgatttaatcaaaaatcggatttaatcaataatatcttaatttgtgttccgaagatttaCGGGtgtgtaacgacatgagggcaagtaataaattacattattttcatttgtgggtgaactaaccctttaaccaagTTTAGTATTTAATTCTTtcctcacatttttaaaatatttaaaagatattttcctcatattttgatgcgGTTTAATcgaacttgtagggtcattaaaaacaaatatcccctctggacatcacttttggacacttttgtgCACTATATATTTAAGACACTGAACTGATCATAGGTTGAATCTTTTAATATCAACCACCATAGAACACCTGTCAAAATCTCATTCATTAAATGCATCAAgtctaaaaaaaatcatgtctgTTAGCTTTGAGGTCACATGACCTCATTATGTTGCTTATCTGTGACATCCAGTTATCATCTttgaggaatttttttttattttttgcattttattttgcaatgtcctacatttacattacatcatCACACTACAAATGGAAGGTCAAATTTAGCGCATTGCATTGTGAGATACAATATTACATGAAATGTGCTCTGTATGCTGCATATTTTGCCAAATGTAGCAAGTCATACAGGTATCCCATTCAGCACATTTGTATACTGTATACTGATACAAGTAAATAACAAAATCAGTATGTGTGTAGTGTTAAGATTCAACCACTGGAGGCAGCGTTTCTCAGTCTCTCATTGCCTGGCTCACACAGTTTGCTGTGTCAATGTATTGAACGGTCAGTCTGTTACTGAATGATGGAGAGTGTTTATGACACTCTATATTGGGTAGTGATGAATATCATGATCATTCCCCCAGTAAAACTGGCATGGTTGGTACACACAGAGTTTGTTTGCTTTCTGCTGGTTTTGAACTTTTGGGATAGGTCGGATGTTTGTGTGAAGAGGCTTAGTTTGTGGGATAACATGAATGATAGGTATAGTAAACGTGTGATGTTTTGATTAGCGAGAGGCGTTACAGCACAACTCTGTTTTATTTGGCATTATTTCACTTGGATTATAATCAAAGGAAGAGAATCAGGGTGAAATGACTGATTAGCACATCCTATAAGTGAATCCTTCTGCAAACACTATAATACGTCACCGTATTTGGAGGAAGGTCTCATAGGCGTTTGTTTAAGGTTGAAATGCTTTCCCTTATGACCCAATAACACTAATATCGCTGTAAAATGATCTTAAATTCCGGTGACGGATGACAACAATTAAAACCAGTAATTTATCCTCATATTTTACCCCACAGTGGAAACGTCTCCAAAACACTTGAAGAAacctcactggattattacaattaatggcaaaaggaatgtttggaaatgtaaacCGATatgatatttcctactgacacactacagcgAAAGATATAAGAGTCATTCCACGAAACCAGTACAATTTGGACTTACAcatttttagattattttaagttatggacactatgggagctctctgaacattattataaaatgtatttgtgatatcaacattttcctattaatcagatgtccctcacactaattcagtaatcgcaaatataaaagttacataaaatctCACACTTATGTATACTAAAGCCTGAAATGGGCACTTTTTGCGACAACAACCTCATCATTTCTTATCAAAGGCTTAACTtcagaatttgaactaaaatcagtatttttatgattgctctgaacatttcagacagaattcaactaactttaaattgctttttcataaacttaacaaaaaataaaaatgtaggtgTGACGGGGTTGAGATTTTTTGCCCAAATTGTCCACTGCTCTAAATCTAGTGATTAAATGAAGAGCACATGGCATGCATGatattaagaaatcatgaataatgttgaaataacaaagataattttcacaagtaatTATTTTCTGTCTTTAACTGATGTAACAGGGTTGAGTCGTTAAGCTTGACCAACACAatttcacaacataatttagttataattattaaagaaggtgGTAACTTGCCTGTGTCTGCTCACAGTGTTGTTCAGAAGACttctatgatgtcacttcctattaatgatgtcacataagtaacagttcattatttttatagggGGTTTGTGTAACAGGGTTGAGGGGTTATTGAGGTACGGAACTAAATTatgtgattttaatgaataatcacgaatttacttagaaaaaaaaaaacattaccagcaaaaaagcacagaaggatatttatgggaatggcaaaatgaatgacttttttttctcattttattattcatatcccaAGTACACTTTCATAGAAGGCCTTGAGGGACCTGACAAAATAGGTGgtgtcaactgaaaaaaaaactaaattatttctaatatgaagatacaatgtatgtcatgtttttaaacattattaaaggagacatttcaattaatataaaaagttttaaaaatatattttggtgacCCATTAGATAAAATACGCTGAAAAAGGTCAGAGGGACTCAAATCGTACTGGTTTCGTGGAATGACTGGCTTAAATTTTTTTCACAGTGctgtatatatattacattcaCAATTTTTTACATATACGAACCAGTCATTTATTGACAGTTTTTGTGAGCTAGAGGCATTTAACACACATTGTTTTCTTTCTGTTATACACACACCACCGGAGCAATCCAATCCAGTACCATCAGCAAGTATTTTCTGCCATAATGGTTTATCAATATCCTACATAATTTTCTATGTGTGGTTCTCTAGAGATCATACATCAGTACATGACAGCTCTTTATATGAAGGATGATTTGTCTCTGGATGCTGGTATCTTGAATAAAAAAGATACCACACCACACAACATTTTACAATCTGAACTAACTTTTCCTGCCCTAAAAAAGATATCTgatattttaaaggattagttcactttaacccttaaatgcatacctcgggtctttagtgacccgggacatcattcactacccccctcctcgttcattttttaaagttagacatcaaccttcttggtattcctcaatcaatttattataaagaatataacaagaaatcaatcataaaattataaaagaatgcctatttttgcgttcattttgtgtaaaaattgtatagggtcgcaaacgacccgaggtgtgtaagagtgtacgtatattttttctgcacaacaataattaaatcttagatgacggaataagtgcaattcacctttattccacaaggtggcaatgtctgatacacaatgctgaagtaacgactcattcagacagaaaacgaaataataaaacaaacatgaaatggctcagcgatttactgcagagcaagtactgaacgcaaccaaatatgactgtaactcttactggatggatctggtgaagctgttagcgatcaaactattgattttgaagatgttgaaaattacatagttctgagaatatgtttgagatcgagaatgggctcatattcgtgacctcaaacataaaaatagcctattatttgctgaatttactgggaaatgagctctgacgaggacagtgatgatggcataaaacatctgctcaaactgaaccctttcaagctccaaaaggtaacaaaatatgctttattttattcttctgtaattgttactcaaatatcagaggagttttatattattgcgacaggtagagatccatccgtgttagatatagatccgggtcgataaagacctgaatatgtaagaatgattgtcgaaacagtcatgcatttaagggttaaaatgaaaaaaaccccaagatttactcaccctcaagccattctaggtgtatatgactttgatgaacataatcagagttatattaataaatataccaacgtgtccaagctttataatggcagtgaacggaaCCAACGAGTGCAAGGCatttaacttgttaaatatggagatttttcttacacaaatgcatcgcttcccagagccgtgtggagtatatgatggatggatggaggcactttctttgGCTTCATACTAGTTGtccccgttcactgccattataaagcttggatgagtcaggatatttatataactcagattgtgttcatcagaacgaagaaagtcatacacacctaggatggcttgagggtgagtaaatcttaaatttcattttaaggtgaactaatcctttaagagacTTGTTGACATTGATATCTTTGTTTTCTACATGTTGGTTTCACCATTTGATTTtgctattttttaatattttaataaaagaccattttaataataaataataaaaaagattgtCAAATACTTCCAGTACTGAAGACAATGTCGTGTTATTTGGTCTGGAAGCTATAAAAAGTGCAATACGAGCACATCCCCAGAGATCGTGGCTCTTACCGTGCGCTCTCACTTTTGCGGCTCATGCATTGATGGAGGAAGAGGTAGTCCTGAGGAGCACTGTTAGACAGAGGACCATGGGAGTGGCGTACAGGTATGTCGAATGTGAACAGCATTGGCTGGCTGGAGTGGGCGGGCACAGACGTTTTACGTTCACCAATCAGTGGGGCAAGAGAGCCACCCAAATCATTAGCCAAGGACCGGGAAATGTGGGCGGTGGACGATCTCTCATCTGTAAGAAGGAACAAGAAAAACAAACCTTTAGGAATTTGACACACAACCAAACTGCTTTTGCTTTCATTTTAGGACACTGTGAGTCACCTCATAACCCTTGGGCAAAAGCTAACGCACAAAAGCAGCAGGACATTGATCATCTGAACATGAGACGTTCACTGTATTTGATTTATTGACCTTGAGCAACATGCTGCTTTTTCAGATCTATGAAGTCCAATAACAGAAGCCACATTTCGTTTATTTTCCCGCAGTGATCAATGAAGTCAGGA containing:
- the gab2 gene encoding GRB2-associated-binding protein 2 isoform X2 produces the protein MLATLTISAWKKRWFILRSGRMSGDPDVLEYYKSDHAKKPIRIIDLHCCEQVDAGLTFKRKEFQDSFVFDIKTAERTFYLVAETEEEMNRWVRSICQLCGFNQSEDNHHDERSSTAHISRSLANDLGGSLAPLIGERKTSVPAHSSQPMLFTFDIPVRHSHGPLSNSAPQDYLFLHQCMSRKSESARSASFSQASRSSLLVGSDSAVQRLTHGFSHCLNGMGAQLHGFYSLPKPGKHQQAPLRTDSRDACYVLPRGYSSEGPSELESEDVYTYKTPNNTLAAPQTNEQRALDNYDSPSIPGSVYQIPRTFDKNHNALMPSSADSTNAPPPRPPKPSQGSETRWGGPLSAGAQNGEVATVSVIPRRNTLPAVENIKLHRGSSFETSSHQRPVYFNNSGQSVESVNDGFSSYLRTKAPLTRSDSAGSEDNYVPMNPGSSSSPLSAALADSPKNNYIPMSPGPHHFDFPGFSATLPARKGSTASLCLRPGRLSDVTPPPINRNLKPNRTAKPTPLDLRNNGIIDELPFKSPITMSWTRPMPMNSISSQHCRPISTQSITSTDSADSEENYVAMQNPVSTSPAMSGTSSPAPRNCGNVDYLALDFQPGSPGPHRKPSTSSVTSDEKVDYVQVDKEKTQALQNTMQEWTDVRQSSEPAKGIKS
- the gab2 gene encoding GRB2-associated-binding protein 2 isoform X1 → MSGGEIICQGWLRKSPPEKKLRRYAWKKRWFILRSGRMSGDPDVLEYYKSDHAKKPIRIIDLHCCEQVDAGLTFKRKEFQDSFVFDIKTAERTFYLVAETEEEMNRWVRSICQLCGFNQSEDNHHDERSSTAHISRSLANDLGGSLAPLIGERKTSVPAHSSQPMLFTFDIPVRHSHGPLSNSAPQDYLFLHQCMSRKSESARSASFSQASRSSLLVGSDSAVQRLTHGFSHCLNGMGAQLHGFYSLPKPGKHQQAPLRTDSRDACYVLPRGYSSEGPSELESEDVYTYKTPNNTLAAPQTNEQRALDNYDSPSIPGSVYQIPRTFDKNHNALMPSSADSTNAPPPRPPKPSQGSETRWGGPLSAGAQNGEVATVSVIPRRNTLPAVENIKLHRGSSFETSSHQRPVYFNNSGQSVESVNDGFSSYLRTKAPLTRSDSAGSEDNYVPMNPGSSSSPLSAALADSPKNNYIPMSPGPHHFDFPGFSATLPARKGSTASLCLRPGRLSDVTPPPINRNLKPNRTAKPTPLDLRNNGIIDELPFKSPITMSWTRPMPMNSISSQHCRPISTQSITSTDSADSEENYVAMQNPVSTSPAMSGTSSPAPRNCGNVDYLALDFQPGSPGPHRKPSTSSVTSDEKVDYVQVDKEKTQALQNTMQEWTDVRQSSEPAKGIKS